In the Psychromicrobium lacuslunae genome, AATGGCCTCATCGGCCGCCATCGCCGGGGTGGCATCCGCATCGGTGGCGTAAGGGGAGCGGGACTCGGCTCGCTGCGCCAGGGCGAGCACGAAGACCGAGCCGAAGTGACGGGCCAGGAAGCCCAACAGTCGGTTGTTCAGCGAGGCTCGGCGAGGTGCGGCGGCGTGCTCGCCGAGCAGGTTGAGCCAATGATGCTCGTGCCGTTTTTCCGCCTCGGCGAGGGCGAGCAGAATATCGCGTTCTTCACCCTGCCGCTTGGTGGCCAGGGCGCGGTACACCGCAGCCTCGGCTCGCTCATCAGCCAGGTGGGTTCGCCAACGCTTTATTTGGGCCTTGCTGGCCTGCTCTGGGCTTGGGGATAACGTGGTCACATCTCCACTTTAGCCCTAAATCTAGCGGTTTTTCGGCCGGTTTCCCTCCGCGAAAAAGTTCGGCTCGCCTCAATAACCGGAGAACGTTTGCCTCAATAGCCAGCTCAGCTACAGCTCAACTTTAGCCGCCGAATTGCGGCTCTAAGCGCTCGCTCCTTCAGCTACTTTCGGGCTATCGCGAAGGAGAGCCGGTCGGCGAGGAGGGCGAGCCGTGATGACCCTGACGCGCCAGCTGATCGGCGTTCTCCGCTGAATGCGGTAACAACCGAAAGCTTAGTTGTTCGCCGGCCCGGCGACCGGTCTTGGCGACCGGGACCACCAGCAAATTGGCTGCTGGCTGCCAGCAACAGCGGCCGACCGAGTTGCTTAGCGCAGCAACGAGGGCGGCGGGTTCCCTGCTCCAGAAGCTGTACCACTCACCTCGGACGCTAAAATTCACAGTGCCCAGCACGGTATCAACCACTGGGAGCACGGAATCGGATCCGGACAAGGCGACCGCCTCCAGGACGAGAGCTCTTACCCTGCGGGTTTGTCTCGCGGCCCGCCGAGTCGCTTCGTCATCCGAGCCACCCGTGAACTTGGGGTTGGCGTGTGGTCAGTCGGAGCTTTGCCTATTGGCAGGCGACCACAACTCATGAAGCAACTTCACTCTAAACCCACAGCCGCCCGGTCCGGCGAAATATTACGCAGATTCAGAAAGCTGCGGTTCTGAAACCTTGCGTTCCTTCGCGGTTGCGCCAGCCAGTCTTTGCTGCCAGGCTTCACGGACGCTGCTCGGAGTCCGCTTCGACAGCAGCGAGACAATCAGGTAAACCAGCAGGGAGCAGCCCAGGCCCCAGTAGATGGGCTCATTGGCGTAAATACCGTCGGCGCTGGGGATAACACCGGTGGCGTATAAGGTCAGCAGCGTCAGGGTTACCAGGGTGCCTACCGCCATTGACGCGGCGGCGGCAATGCCGGTGCCGCGTTTCCAGATCAGCCCACCCAAGATGGCCACCAACAGTCCGCCGACCAGAATGTCGTAAGCAATGGTGAGCGCAGCGACCACATCGGGCACCACGATGGCGAGCAGAATAGCGACAATGCCGAGTCCCAGCACCCATAGCCGATTGGCCTTCACATCATGCTCGGGATTTTCGCTATCGACCCTTTGCTTACCCCGACCGAACCAGCTGGCAACGAAAGGCACCACATCGGCGCGGGCGACGGTGGCAGCAGCAATCAGCGCGCCGGAAGCGGTGGACATCATTGCGGCGACCGCAGCAGCCAGCACCAAACCGCCTATCCCGATCGGAAGCAGGTTCGACGCCACCTCAGCGTAAACCACATCCTTACCTTCTTTGGCGACATCAATGGCAGGCAGCGCAACCGATGCGGCCATGCCGATCACGGCTCCCGCGACACCGTAGAGGATGCAGTAGATGCCGGCCGTGGCGCCACCCCAGCGGGCGACCCGAGGCGATTTAGCGGTGAACACCCGTTGCCAGATGTCCTGGCCGATCAGCAGCCCCAGAGTGTAGACCACGAAGTAGGTGACAATGGTTTGCACGCCAATGCCGTCGAGTTGAAAGAAGCTCGCGTCGACCCGGGCCCGAATGCCTTCCCAGCCGCCGGCAGCGCCGAGGGTGAAGGGCAGCATGAGTGCGAAAACGCCAATGGTTTTGATCACGAACTGGGCCATATCAGCCAGCGTGATCGACCACATCCCGCCGATCGTGGAGTAGACCAGCACAATCACGCCGCCAAGAGCAATCGCCAACCATTTTTCCCAGCCAAAGAGCACCACGAAGATGGTGGCGTAGGCGCTGGTCGAAGTGGCACAGAGCATCAGCGTGTAAGCCAGCATCACAATTGAAGAGGTCTGGGTGGCGCGGTGCCCGTAGCGCAGGCTAAGCATTTGCGAGACGGTGTAAATTTTGAGTTTCTGGATAGTCCCAGCGAAAGCCAGGCTGAGCAGCAGCACGCCAGCGCCGATCGCCACCACTAGCCACATCCCCGAGATGCCGAACTTATAGCCCAGACCCACGCCGCCCACAGTTGAAGCGCCGCCGAGCACCACGGCCGCCATCGTACCGGTGTATAGGAAGGGGCCGAGGCGTCGCCCGGCTACCAGAAAGTCCGCATTATTCTTAGTGCGGCTCTTGCCCCAGAAGCCAAAAAGCAGCATGGCGGCGAGATAAGCGATAACGATGATGATGTTGATGACCACGATGCTCCTAAATTGCCTTCCAGGCAACAGATGTTGCTTGCTAGGCTAAGAGGTGATGTAGCTAACAGTCAAGCTTTCCCGGGAAGCTATTATTGAGCCGGGCAAGGTCTGCTCCAAGAAAGGGTCCCTGTGAAAGCTCTTCCGGTCGAACCGAGTATGGCTCCGGTCGCCATTGGCTCACGCATTCGGGCGGCCCGTCAAGCGCAGCGTCTCACCATCGATCAGGTGGCCGAGGTGACCGGGTTGACCAAGGGATTCTTGAGTCGGGTTGAGCGCGATCTGACTTCGCCAAGTGTTGCCTCCCTGGTGACGCTCTGCCAGGTGCTCTCCATCTCAATGGGAGATCTCTTCTCGGCGCCGGAGATCCATCTGCAACGACATGATGAGGCGCCACGGATATCGCTCGGTGGTGAAGGGATTGTGGAGCGCTTGCTCACCGCGCGTTCCGAGCGTCGCTTACAACTGCTCAGCGCCTATATCGAGCCCCATGGTCGAGGGGAAAGTGAGTTGTATGCGGTGGATTGCGATGTTGATGTGCTGCACATCGTCAAGGGACAACTCACAGTGATACTGACTAATGAGAGTTATGATCTGGCCGCGGGGGACACGCTTTCCTTCCCCGGACGCGAACCGCATAGCTGGGTCAATCGCAGCGCAGAGCCGGTCGAGGCGTTGTGGATCCTGGTGCCAGCGGCCTCCCGAAGTTGAGCGCTGGCGAGCGGCTGGCTAGCTAGCAGGTCGCCATTGCGGAAGCCTGCACGGTCAACTAACCGCCAGCGCTGAGGTATAGTGAAAAGGCAAGGTGCCACTCGATAGCTGAGGCTCCTTCGCGGACACAAGCCAGCGATCCCAAACGTCGAGAGACGCCCCGGATCAGGACAGACCACCCCGGCCTAAGGGGTGATCCCGATTGGCTCCCGATACCCCGGGTTACGACGCGAAGTGCCAAAGGTCTGACGAGGAGGGGCAAATCACGGCGAGCTGCCGTACCTCTCATCCATCACGTAGCTTCGTGATTGGCAGAGCATCCTGCTGGAGGAGGGGAGCGAACCATGAGTTCTGGCGATAAACCCTCTCCCGCTCGGCTAACGCCGCTCGTCGGCTAAAGCCGCCCGGGAGATTCCCGCCCTTTAGGGCCAATACCGCCCCGCTGGGGCCACCACAACCGACACTTTTGGCGTGCCGTGATCTGTTCAGGATCCGGAGAGCGCTCATCTTGTGCTGCCGAAAAGGAGCAACATCATGCAGATCACAACCCCTCGTCCGGTCACTCCACCGGGCCGCATTTCAACCTTCAAAAGAGGACTCAGCCGCCGCCGCAACCAACTGCTTGCCGATCGCTTGGCAGAACAGAACCAAGCACTAGCTGTCGCCGCGGTAACGCCACCGGAGCAACTGCTTGCGCAATTCCACAGCAGTCAGCGTGGGCTTTCGCCCATCCGGGTTACGGACGCCGCGGAACGGTTCGGGCCTAATCAGGTCAATCACGATAAGCCAGCACCGGCCTGGCTCCAGTTCCTTGCTGCTTTTAACAACCCCTTTGTGTGGATCCTCTGTGTGCTCGCGGTGGTGATGCTCTTTACCGACGTGATTCTGGCCGATCCGGAAGAAGGGCCCTCCTATAAAGGGGTGGCAACTTTGGGCGTGATGGTGTTGGTCTCGGTCGGGATGCGTTTCTGGCAGGAATATCGCTCCGGAAAGGCTGCTCAGTCGCTGCAGTCAATGGTGCAGACCACCACCGCGGTGACCCGTCAGAATGAGTACGGTGAACCGCTGACAGCGGAGCTTCCGATCGAGCAGGTAGTACCCGGCGACATCGTGGAGCTCGCGGCCGGGGACATGATTCCCGCGGACGTGCGTTTTCTGCGGACTAAGGATTTGCAGATCAATGAGGGAATGCTGACCGGGGAGTCTCTGCCGACCGAAAAAACCCCGGTGACCGCGATGGACTTGAACCAGCACAACCTGTTGGAGGCCGATAGCCTCGGTTTCAAAGGTACCTCGGTGACCTCGGGGAGCGGCACCGCGCTGGTTATTCACACCGGCGCGCAGACTTACTTCGGCGCGATGAGTGCGCAG is a window encoding:
- a CDS encoding cupin domain-containing protein, whose translation is MKALPVEPSMAPVAIGSRIRAARQAQRLTIDQVAEVTGLTKGFLSRVERDLTSPSVASLVTLCQVLSISMGDLFSAPEIHLQRHDEAPRISLGGEGIVERLLTARSERRLQLLSAYIEPHGRGESELYAVDCDVDVLHIVKGQLTVILTNESYDLAAGDTLSFPGREPHSWVNRSAEPVEALWILVPAASRS
- a CDS encoding sodium:solute symporter; this encodes MLLFGFWGKSRTKNNADFLVAGRRLGPFLYTGTMAAVVLGGASTVGGVGLGYKFGISGMWLVVAIGAGVLLLSLAFAGTIQKLKIYTVSQMLSLRYGHRATQTSSIVMLAYTLMLCATSTSAYATIFVVLFGWEKWLAIALGGVIVLVYSTIGGMWSITLADMAQFVIKTIGVFALMLPFTLGAAGGWEGIRARVDASFFQLDGIGVQTIVTYFVVYTLGLLIGQDIWQRVFTAKSPRVARWGGATAGIYCILYGVAGAVIGMAASVALPAIDVAKEGKDVVYAEVASNLLPIGIGGLVLAAAVAAMMSTASGALIAAATVARADVVPFVASWFGRGKQRVDSENPEHDVKANRLWVLGLGIVAILLAIVVPDVVAALTIAYDILVGGLLVAILGGLIWKRGTGIAAAASMAVGTLVTLTLLTLYATGVIPSADGIYANEPIYWGLGCSLLVYLIVSLLSKRTPSSVREAWQQRLAGATAKERKVSEPQLSESA